A window from Malania oleifera isolate guangnan ecotype guangnan chromosome 7, ASM2987363v1, whole genome shotgun sequence encodes these proteins:
- the LOC131160327 gene encoding probable trehalose-phosphate phosphatase J isoform X2, whose translation MTKQNVVMADAKSGINMAIAVAVSSSSLFAATPEKPAAAPAGYVSISRKKLLKNLEIGGGARINAWVESMRASSPTHIKSTPSLADDYLNSWMLHHPSALDMFEQITNASKGKKIVMFLDYDGTLSPIVDDPDRAFMSDAMRATVRKLARYFPTAIVSGRCRDKVYSFVRLAELYYAGSHGMDIKGPSKKGSKCKKSQTILCQPASEFLPMIDEVYQTLQERTKSTPGAKVENNKFCLSVHYRCVDETKWNSLAQQVKSVLKEYPKLRLTQGRKVLEIRPTIKWDKGKALEFLLESLGFANCNDVLPVYIGDDRTDEDAFKILRDRGQGFGILVSKAPKDTSASYSLQEPAEVMDFLQRLVDWKKKRVSLQRRSRMA comes from the exons ATGACGAAGCAGAATGTGGTGATGGCCGACGCCAAATCCGGAATCAACATGGCAATTGCGGTGGCTGTTTCGAGCTCGTCGCTCTTCGCGGCGACGCCGGAGAAGCCGGCGGCGGCGCCGGCGGGGTACGTCTCCATTTCGCGCAAGAAGCTTTTGAAGAACCTGGAGATAGGGGGAGGAGCCAGAATCAATGCCTGGGTGGAGTCAATGAGAGCTTCTTCCCCAACTCACATCAAATCCACACCTTCTCTGGCCGATGACTACTTAAACTCCTGGatg CTTCACCACCCATCGGCTCTCGACATGTTCGAACAGATAACCAATGCTTCCAAGGGGAAAAAAATAGTGATGTTCTTAGACTACGACGGCACTCTCTCTCCGATCGTCGACGACCCTGATCGAGCTTTCATGTCTGATGCG ATGAGAGCTACAGTGAGAAAGCTGGCTAGATATTTTCCCACTGCCATAGTGAGTGGGAGATGCAGAGACAAG GTATACAGCTTTGTCAGATTAGCAGAGCTGTACTACGCCGGAAGCCATGGGATGGACATTAAGGGACCCTCCAAGAAAGGCTCCAAATGCAAGAAA AGCCAAACCATTCTCTGCCAACCAGCCAGTGAGTTCCTTCCCATGATCGACGAG GTATACCAGACATTGCAGGAGAGAACAAAATCTACGCCGGGGGCCAAGGTGGAGAACAACAAGTTCTGTCTCTCGGTGCATTATCGCTGCGTTGACGAAACG AAATGGAATTCACTGGCACAACAGGTTAAATCGGTGCTGAAGGAGTACCCTAAGCTTCGGTTGACCCAAGGAAGGAAG GTATTGGAAATCCGCCCTACCATAAAATGGGACAAGGGGAAGGCCCTTGAATTCCTGTTGGAGTCACTTG GATTCGCTAATTGCAACGACGTCTTGCCCGTCTACATTGGAGATGATCGGACCGATGAAGATGCATTCAAG ATTTTAAGAGACAGAGGACAAGGCTTTGGCATTCTCGTCTCCAAAGCTCCAAAGGACACCAGTGCATCATATTCTCTTCAAGAACCAGCTGAG GTTATGGACTTTCTGCAGCGCTTGGTGGATTGGAAGAAGAAGAGAGTATCGTTGCAGCGGCGGTCTAGAATGGCATAA
- the LOC131160327 gene encoding probable trehalose-phosphate phosphatase J isoform X1 has translation MTKQNVVMADAKSGINMAIAVAVSSSSLFAATPEKPAAAPAGYVSISRKKLLKNLEIGGGARINAWVESMRASSPTHIKSTPSLADDYLNSWMLHHPSALDMFEQITNASKGKKIVMFLDYDGTLSPIVDDPDRAFMSDAMRATVRKLARYFPTAIVSGRCRDKVYSFVRLAELYYAGSHGMDIKGPSKKGSKCKKESQTILCQPASEFLPMIDEVYQTLQERTKSTPGAKVENNKFCLSVHYRCVDETKWNSLAQQVKSVLKEYPKLRLTQGRKVLEIRPTIKWDKGKALEFLLESLGFANCNDVLPVYIGDDRTDEDAFKILRDRGQGFGILVSKAPKDTSASYSLQEPAEVMDFLQRLVDWKKKRVSLQRRSRMA, from the exons ATGACGAAGCAGAATGTGGTGATGGCCGACGCCAAATCCGGAATCAACATGGCAATTGCGGTGGCTGTTTCGAGCTCGTCGCTCTTCGCGGCGACGCCGGAGAAGCCGGCGGCGGCGCCGGCGGGGTACGTCTCCATTTCGCGCAAGAAGCTTTTGAAGAACCTGGAGATAGGGGGAGGAGCCAGAATCAATGCCTGGGTGGAGTCAATGAGAGCTTCTTCCCCAACTCACATCAAATCCACACCTTCTCTGGCCGATGACTACTTAAACTCCTGGatg CTTCACCACCCATCGGCTCTCGACATGTTCGAACAGATAACCAATGCTTCCAAGGGGAAAAAAATAGTGATGTTCTTAGACTACGACGGCACTCTCTCTCCGATCGTCGACGACCCTGATCGAGCTTTCATGTCTGATGCG ATGAGAGCTACAGTGAGAAAGCTGGCTAGATATTTTCCCACTGCCATAGTGAGTGGGAGATGCAGAGACAAG GTATACAGCTTTGTCAGATTAGCAGAGCTGTACTACGCCGGAAGCCATGGGATGGACATTAAGGGACCCTCCAAGAAAGGCTCCAAATGCAAGAAA GAGAGCCAAACCATTCTCTGCCAACCAGCCAGTGAGTTCCTTCCCATGATCGACGAG GTATACCAGACATTGCAGGAGAGAACAAAATCTACGCCGGGGGCCAAGGTGGAGAACAACAAGTTCTGTCTCTCGGTGCATTATCGCTGCGTTGACGAAACG AAATGGAATTCACTGGCACAACAGGTTAAATCGGTGCTGAAGGAGTACCCTAAGCTTCGGTTGACCCAAGGAAGGAAG GTATTGGAAATCCGCCCTACCATAAAATGGGACAAGGGGAAGGCCCTTGAATTCCTGTTGGAGTCACTTG GATTCGCTAATTGCAACGACGTCTTGCCCGTCTACATTGGAGATGATCGGACCGATGAAGATGCATTCAAG ATTTTAAGAGACAGAGGACAAGGCTTTGGCATTCTCGTCTCCAAAGCTCCAAAGGACACCAGTGCATCATATTCTCTTCAAGAACCAGCTGAG GTTATGGACTTTCTGCAGCGCTTGGTGGATTGGAAGAAGAAGAGAGTATCGTTGCAGCGGCGGTCTAGAATGGCATAA